One Gavia stellata isolate bGavSte3 chromosome 20, bGavSte3.hap2, whole genome shotgun sequence genomic region harbors:
- the STMN3 gene encoding stathmin-3, with protein sequence MKELSLLSLICSCFHTQPHPNTIYQYGDMEVKQLDKRASGQSFEVILKSPSDLSPESPILSSPPKKKDLSLEELQRRLEAAEERRKTQEAQVLKQLAEKREHEREVLHKALEENNNFSRLAEEKLNYKMELSREIREAHLAALRERLREKELHAAEVRRNKEQREEISG encoded by the exons atgaaggagCTGTCTCTGCTCTCCCTCATCTGCTCTTGTTTCCACACCCAGCCGCATCCTAACACCATCTACCAGTATGGAG ATATGGAGGTGAAGCAGCTGGATAAGAGGGCGTCGGGCCAGAGCTTCGAAGTGATCCTGAAGTCCCCTTCAGATTTATCTCCCGAGAGCCCAatcctttcctccccccccaaGAAGAAGGACCTGTCcctggaggagctgcagaggaggctggaggctgcagaagagaggaggaag ACCCAGGAGGCGCAGGTGCTGaagcagctggcagagaagcGGGAACACGAGCGGGAGGTGCTGCACAAGGCGCTGGAGGAGAACAACAACTTCAGCCGCCTGGCCGAGGAGAAGCTCAACTACAAGATGGAGCTGAGCAGGGAGATCCGCGAAGCACATCTCGCCGCCTTGAGGGAGCGGCTCCGCGAGAAG GAACTGCACGCAGCTGAAGTTCGCAGGAACAAGGAACAGCGGGAGGAGATCTCTGGATAA